One part of the Sorangiineae bacterium MSr11954 genome encodes these proteins:
- a CDS encoding LysR family transcriptional regulator: MIELGRLRALSAVATYGTVFAAADVLHCTPSAVSQHIAKLEQETGTSLFEKDGRRLRLTEAGRLLSEHALLVLGAVERAEAALAAHHGTVCGRVAIASFPTACRALVPLALKRLAKEHPQLDMAMLEANPHQALDLLARGEADIALVDEWPGISLEFPPGVTRTALGEDYADLVVPSKHPLSARKRPVRWSELTDERWIASTPGTICYDWVTRALPGVRPAFLVDEFETQLNLVATGLAVAMVPRLARISVPSGVTILPLDPMPSRRISVVWREASGRRPALEVTATALRQAWEKRVTASG, from the coding sequence ATGATTGAACTGGGCCGCCTTCGAGCGCTCTCGGCCGTCGCCACCTATGGAACGGTCTTCGCGGCCGCCGACGTGTTGCACTGCACGCCCTCGGCGGTGTCGCAACACATCGCCAAGCTCGAACAAGAGACGGGCACGAGCCTGTTCGAGAAAGACGGCCGCCGATTGCGGCTGACCGAGGCGGGCCGGCTGCTCTCGGAGCACGCGCTGCTGGTGCTCGGCGCGGTGGAGCGGGCGGAGGCCGCGCTCGCGGCCCATCACGGCACGGTGTGCGGGCGGGTGGCCATCGCCTCGTTTCCCACCGCGTGCCGCGCGCTGGTCCCGCTGGCCTTGAAGCGCCTCGCCAAGGAGCATCCGCAGCTCGACATGGCCATGCTCGAGGCCAACCCGCACCAGGCGCTCGACTTGCTCGCCCGCGGCGAGGCCGACATCGCGCTGGTCGATGAGTGGCCCGGGATCAGCTTGGAGTTTCCGCCCGGCGTCACGCGCACCGCGCTGGGGGAGGACTACGCCGATCTGGTGGTGCCGTCGAAGCACCCGCTCAGCGCTCGAAAGCGGCCCGTCCGCTGGAGCGAGCTCACGGACGAGCGCTGGATCGCGTCCACCCCCGGCACCATCTGCTACGACTGGGTCACCCGCGCGCTGCCCGGGGTGCGGCCGGCGTTCTTGGTCGACGAGTTCGAAACGCAGCTGAATCTGGTCGCCACCGGCTTGGCCGTCGCCATGGTGCCCAGGCTCGCGCGCATCTCCGTGCCCTCGGGGGTCACGATCCTTCCGCTCGATCCGATGCCCTCACGCCGCATCAGCGTGGTCTGGCGCGAGGCCTCCGGGAGGCGGCCCGCCCTCGAGGTCACCGCCACCGCGCTCCGCCAAGCTTGGGAGAAACGGGTGACGGCCAGCGGCTAA